In Deinococcus sp. KNUC1210, a single genomic region encodes these proteins:
- a CDS encoding ATP-binding protein — MNAVLLTLPVANEQTVVEARFYGRQLAAVLGFGVQDQTRVATAVSELARNALLYAGRGKIEYGTDLEAQQLTVQVSDQGPGIASPGEVLSGRYVSTTGMGRGLSGTRRLMDHLDLDTGPSGTRVFITKKLPTPLGTDELPRIQAALLQSRPVTPVQELQRQNKELLQTLGDLARREQQLATLNRELEDTNRGVVALYSELEDKAAQLREASREKSMFLSYVSHEFRTPLHSMLGLSRLLLSHADGSLSQAQEQQLTLLRSSAEELLGMVNDLLDMTKAEAGGRDLKLEPLELTQILATLRALFQPLITETGPRLIIAEPQTPVILYSDASKLHQILRNFISNALKFTPAGEVVVSTRLTEDDNWIEFSVQDSGPGISPEDQRLLFREYSQLRGGGKKGSGLGLALSHRLATLLGGRVGVESVPGAGARFWTVLPLRSAAPLGQTPAVGDGP, encoded by the coding sequence ATGAATGCTGTGCTGCTGACCCTGCCTGTGGCGAACGAACAGACCGTGGTCGAGGCCCGCTTCTATGGCCGTCAGCTGGCGGCTGTCCTGGGATTTGGCGTACAGGATCAGACGCGGGTGGCGACGGCTGTATCGGAACTGGCACGCAACGCGCTGCTATACGCCGGACGCGGAAAGATCGAGTACGGCACGGATCTGGAAGCGCAGCAGCTAACGGTGCAGGTCAGCGATCAGGGACCGGGCATCGCGTCGCCCGGGGAGGTGCTGTCGGGCCGCTACGTCTCGACCACCGGCATGGGCCGGGGACTGTCCGGCACGCGCCGCCTGATGGATCATCTGGACCTGGATACCGGTCCTTCGGGCACGCGGGTCTTCATCACCAAGAAACTGCCGACACCGCTGGGCACAGACGAGCTGCCGCGAATTCAGGCTGCGCTGCTCCAGAGTCGGCCTGTGACGCCCGTGCAGGAACTCCAGCGGCAGAACAAGGAACTGCTCCAGACGCTGGGCGATCTGGCTCGCCGGGAACAGCAGCTGGCGACCCTGAACCGCGAACTGGAAGACACCAACCGGGGCGTCGTGGCTCTCTACAGTGAACTGGAGGACAAAGCCGCACAGCTCCGCGAGGCCAGCCGCGAAAAATCCATGTTCCTGTCGTATGTCAGCCATGAATTTCGCACGCCGCTGCATTCGATGCTGGGCCTGTCCCGGCTGCTGCTCAGCCACGCCGACGGGTCGCTCTCGCAGGCACAGGAACAGCAGTTGACGCTGCTGCGCTCCTCTGCCGAGGAACTGCTGGGCATGGTCAATGATCTGCTCGACATGACCAAGGCCGAAGCGGGCGGCAGAGACCTGAAGCTGGAGCCGCTGGAGCTGACACAGATTCTGGCGACCCTGCGCGCACTGTTTCAGCCGCTGATCACCGAGACCGGCCCCCGGCTGATCATCGCGGAGCCGCAGACACCCGTCATCCTGTACAGCGACGCCAGCAAACTCCATCAGATTCTGCGGAACTTCATCTCCAACGCCCTGAAATTCACTCCAGCCGGAGAGGTGGTGGTGAGTACCCGGCTGACAGAGGACGACAACTGGATCGAATTCTCTGTCCAGGACAGCGGCCCCGGTATCTCACCGGAGGATCAGCGCCTGCTCTTCCGCGAGTATTCACAGCTGCGAGGCGGCGGCAAGAAGGGCAGCGGCCTGGGGCTGGCACTGTCTCACC
- a CDS encoding SpoIIE family protein phosphatase: MRPTVSLQVLEQSGVGEARRTAAELGLLQGLSKARCSDLAIVVTELASNLVKHTSGGGTLLLNSRPGTVEVLTLDRGPGISRMGEVLRDGYSTAGSAGTGLGAVSRLSEDFDVYTAQGAGSVVYARLTEPAGDDLAGLPSSFDTSFDIGAVQTTYPGETVCGDDWTFSAGQTMLKLMVVDGLGHGLSAHEAARAAVAAFPHSSHLRPAETLTHIHQALRSTRGAVGAVAAIDVSAGTVQFAGVGNLSGVVLDAAQRRGLLSHNGTLGQETRTVQTQEVPWTPSSVLVVHTDGLTNRWDVSSAPGLLRRRAAVIAGVLYRDYARERDDATVVVVKAAP; this comes from the coding sequence ATGCGTCCTACCGTAAGTCTCCAGGTGCTCGAACAGAGTGGCGTGGGCGAGGCCAGACGCACCGCCGCAGAGCTCGGCCTGCTGCAGGGCCTGTCGAAAGCGCGCTGCTCAGACCTCGCCATCGTCGTGACCGAACTGGCGTCCAATCTCGTGAAACACACGTCCGGCGGAGGCACGCTGCTGCTGAACAGCCGGCCCGGCACCGTCGAAGTCCTCACACTCGACCGTGGCCCCGGCATCTCACGGATGGGCGAGGTGCTGCGCGACGGCTATTCCACGGCTGGCAGCGCGGGCACAGGACTCGGCGCGGTCTCGAGGCTGTCGGAAGACTTCGACGTGTATACCGCTCAGGGTGCCGGCAGCGTGGTGTATGCCCGGCTCACAGAACCGGCGGGCGACGACCTTGCCGGCCTGCCGTCCAGCTTCGACACCAGCTTCGACATTGGGGCCGTTCAGACCACCTATCCCGGCGAGACCGTCTGCGGAGACGACTGGACCTTCTCCGCCGGACAGACGATGCTGAAACTGATGGTGGTGGACGGTCTGGGGCACGGTCTGTCGGCCCATGAAGCGGCGCGGGCGGCTGTCGCGGCGTTTCCCCACAGCAGCCATCTGCGGCCCGCCGAGACCCTGACGCACATCCATCAGGCTCTGCGGAGCACCCGTGGCGCCGTGGGCGCGGTCGCCGCCATCGATGTCAGCGCGGGAACGGTCCAGTTCGCCGGGGTGGGCAATCTGAGCGGCGTGGTGCTGGACGCAGCCCAGCGGCGTGGCCTGCTGTCGCACAACGGCACCCTCGGCCAGGAAACCCGGACCGTTCAGACGCAGGAGGTGCCCTGGACACCGTCGTCTGTGCTGGTGGTGCATACCGATGGTCTGACGAACCGCTGGGATGTCTCATCGGCACCTGGCCTGCTGCGGAGGCGTGCCGCGGTGATCGCCGGCGTGCTGTACCGCGATTACGCCCGCGAGCGCGACGACGCCACGGTCGTGGTCGTCAAGGCCGCGCCATGA
- a CDS encoding anti-sigma regulatory factor, giving the protein MTSQTTPRGEVLPVHSEDDVVRVRQAVRQCALAVGFSLVDQTKLVTAASELARNVLVHGHGGQVRLDVLASPRIGIQLVFEDQGPGIPDLERALQEGFSTGGGLGLGLSGSRRLMNEFRIQSQPGDTRVTVIKWKA; this is encoded by the coding sequence GTGACGAGCCAGACGACGCCCAGAGGTGAAGTGCTTCCGGTGCACAGTGAGGACGACGTCGTGCGGGTCAGGCAGGCGGTGCGTCAGTGTGCGCTGGCAGTGGGTTTCAGTCTGGTCGATCAGACCAAGCTGGTCACAGCCGCCTCGGAGCTCGCCCGCAACGTCCTGGTTCACGGGCACGGAGGACAGGTGCGCCTTGACGTGCTGGCCTCGCCGCGCATCGGGATCCAGCTGGTGTTCGAGGACCAGGGGCCGGGCATTCCCGATCTCGAACGCGCGCTCCAGGAAGGGTTCAGTACCGGGGGCGGGCTGGGCCTGGGCCTGAGCGGTTCACGGCGACTGATGAACGAATTCAGAATCCAGAGCCAGCCTGGAGACACCAGAGTGACCGTGATCAAATGGAAAGCGTGA
- a CDS encoding STAS domain-containing protein, whose protein sequence is MDRIPILKLGDCLIVSLHVDLHDRLALTLQDDLASRVVSTGAKGVLIDISGLDMVDSFIGRILGNIATLCQVLDAETVIVGLRPAVAITLVELGVTWTHVRTALNIERGLALLQHHVSLTAPEETRDEPDDAQR, encoded by the coding sequence ATGGACCGTATTCCGATTCTCAAACTCGGTGACTGCCTGATTGTCAGCCTGCACGTCGATCTGCATGATCGCCTGGCCCTGACCCTGCAGGACGACCTCGCCAGCAGGGTGGTCAGTACCGGTGCCAAGGGCGTCCTGATCGATATTTCCGGGCTGGACATGGTGGATTCCTTCATCGGTCGGATTCTGGGCAACATCGCCACCCTCTGCCAGGTCCTCGACGCGGAAACGGTGATCGTCGGGCTTCGGCCCGCGGTGGCGATCACCCTCGTCGAACTCGGCGTCACCTGGACGCATGTCCGCACTGCCCTGAACATCGAACGTGGTCTGGCGCTCCTCCAGCACCATGTCAGCCTGACGGCCCCCGAGGAGACCCGTGACGAGCCAGACGACGCCCAGAGGTGA